In Rhipicephalus sanguineus isolate Rsan-2018 chromosome 1, BIME_Rsan_1.4, whole genome shotgun sequence, the DNA window acgttaaccacgcaaacacgctaacgctaaatctgaaaaatagcgtgcgtacggtaaacgctacgggtcacgtacggtactgcgcatgcgcatttcggtcccgctattccggtaagcccgctattccgttaagcccgctaaactataactgtctaatgtcCCCGTGCGTACGCGGagaaaaaagtcgacttctatctgctcttgcgagttcacATGCCGTAACAGCTGCAAGAACACAGCCGGGAAACTGCCTAAGCTACCATTCTATTATTTTCGATGGAAgtcgtacgaggctgatcggcgaaaacgttggaacgcagccgttcgacgcgcccgataagcaaacgcGTCTTGTCTTCGCACGGTTTTCTTCGCTTTCTATCGaagtcactggcgtaaccaggtggattcaaatccccccccccccgcattgctttaatttttcatgtatatgtatacacgcacacgtacaaacgcacggaTGAACGTACATAAGGTATGGTTAAACCCCACCGAAGAAAAGTCCTAGCTACGCTACTGCTCTAGGCAATATTGGCACAGtgttggttctttttttcttttttaaaggcgatagtctttcttgggaaacttaaacgcagaaattttggtctgtctgtctatctgtctgtctgtctttttgtcacccgattcagccacccggccaaagttgaaccacttgcttaccgcccacccatcttgaactggtacgggtgTTCATacatgtgaacgttgtcgatcaaaaagtaaatttacgcatatctgaggcgtaacatcactaggtatgaggtggtgtgttcctttaatagaaaatacatagatacgtaattataaagaccctatagtttcttaagatgcgctgaaaatttcatgctatgcgcgccgacgaacgccctctgccacggaggaacgaaaccctctgcacaagctcatgtttcccgacgtattgccagatagcgtccatgtctcacgcagcgtagagttactgtataggctaaggtagcatatacagtaactctaacgcagcgcctcctctatcgccTTTACagggcatttgcagcggagcacgcagatacgcggccttACGCGGATACGCAGATACGCGGCAGATACGCAGATACGCGGTAAGGCCGAACGGAAGTTTGCGGCAACCATCGCGAGGAAAAACAGTCCTCTACAGTCCCCACTTTGccggctgtgcacgactgtcgggctgagaggcctcaggatcggctttgTGATCGGAGCACCTACacgaaaaacacagttgcacatgttgaaaaatataatttagcaaagtgttcgACGTACTAACACCGCTAGAAAACTAAGAGACGGGCACTTCATGCAGTCTCTATCTTTTTGTCGTTACTATACGTCATTTCAACTTTCCCGGCTTTCTGATAATGCGCATTGATCATAGGACAAGCAGCGctcgaggctgccgataaaaagtatttttctatcgtatgccaagaaaaaagtttactcgcttctaaaGCACATCGTACTCCACGCCCTTTATTTGTGCGACGAACTTTCCGAACATTTGTGACGGATCAAAGACACTGTGCAGTTCttatctcacgcagtaaacgtgattagcggcatacaagtcgccacgccgaagcgaactacttcgtttgatgtattcctgaacgtttgctattcgtCCGTAGCCGCTAGAAAGCAAGCGAGGTTCGTTTTTCGTTGCtattttcacgcatcgacgttcaccgcgcacaacttcgaactacgcgccgggaagggaacagggacaaaatgcgccaAATGACCGCATTGGCGCTGCGTAttcggagagcggtggcgccatcaactgagcgcacgaagcctatagaccttttttttcgtgggcgccgccatattgcctagcgggcgccgccgtctctggtctggcaacccactggcatgtgcgaagctccgcgtttgtatggaaggtataccggatgcgtgcggttgcagttgcagtcggtCGTTTCGctctggcgcgctgaatttcgtatcaagtgatgcagTTTAGGTAGGAAATGAGTCTTTGAGACATACTGAAAGAGTTTCATCCATTGAGGGCCAACGTGTCGCACTGTCTGTCGGAGAAccgcgcaaatatttcgactcgttctagctgGGCAAGCAAGTGCTAGCACTTCGGGGATGCAatgattctttttttcttggtctGTAATCTTTTGGTTATTTTCGTTCACGGTTTGTTTATGCTGAGCCAAACCgtctaccgctcgtacatgcggtcgtgcgtgagtGCGGTGTCGATTTCGTGGCGCAGACAGCATCTGCTTGTTGCTCGCAAACTGTtgtctatcttgtttctcaacttttaagtgaccgcttattactcgctcatttattGCCCACCGCTCTGGACGAAAcgagagctgtttacagggacgTGCTGGTGCAtgaaaacgatgctgatgttcgCATACCAgcgcgcttcttttttcttttgagaatCGTGATATTTGATTCGGTTTAGGCGGTGATGaggtgaagatggttagagattTTCTTCTGCGAGTGAGGCAccaagcgcgcccgggctcgatcctatgatcggcatcggaggtgattcgtgtttatcttcttttcttttaattcgtcTACCAGATGTACTCcttttgcgaaattcttgctgttgAATTTCGCAACGCTAAGCAGCAAAATCGGCAGTTATAGAAACACTAGAAAAGCGTAACAACGTGTTTTCTATttcgcgcttagaagagaattaactatgttcTATTCGCGAATAATTTGAGTCAATACGCCACATAGCGGAGAGAGCGCGAACCAGCCTATTGAGGTCCATGCTATATCCATGCTACAGACAACGCTCATTTTCGCACGTGCGGGAGCATTTGCGTCCGATGGCCTCGTCGTCAGCCGAGAATAAAAGAACTGCGAAACAGTTTTGCTGCGTCCCGCAATGCACGTCGGCGAGGTGGAAAGATAGGACAGTGTCTTTTCATAAGTTTCCCTCTTTTCCGAGTGAACGGCGAAGAAGAGCGGCGTGGATAGCCAACCTACGCATCGGCAAAGAAGTGACTCCGACGATGGTCGTTTGTTCACGGCACTTCACGAAAGGCGACTTCTTTTTTCCAGCTGAGTAGGCGTATTTCGCTGCGCTGCATATCCGTTACTCTACTCAAACGACATCAACTGTCTTATAGATAAAAGAGCTGGAATAAATGGGAACCGTTGCAGGGTTACTGTGAGCGTGCTTGCAGCGTGGCGTCGGAGCCTGTATTTTGTAGTGCTAGATATACTCGCGCAGTCTGTGTTCTGAGGTCGGCGAAATAAAAGGCGTTCTGTACAAGCAACTGAGTTTATTCGCTCGTCGTTCGAGGGTCTAGCTGGGGTATGGCGAGCGGAATGAAGGGCGAATGGTCGGTCGGCGCCCTTCGAGACACTGCGGACATGCCGGCCCCATTCTGTTCCGTTATGTTCGCGGTGTCAGGAGGATACAGCATCCTGCGATCGCATCTGACTTTCGCCGATAGCGGCTGTGCGACACTGGTGTTCAAAGCTAGCTAGTGGCACGTGTGCTCGCAAGTGATAATTGCCCATGAATTGGATGGTGCAGGTGAAATGCGCGATACTGGTTAACACTTGAGAAAACCACTCTACGATATGCTTGGCAAAAGGATTCTGTGAAATGACAAGATGTTGTCAACGTATTTACGAACAAATGCTTGAGTGAAATAATATTGTTCAAGGTAAcgtcgaagcaaaaaaaaatagaaaaaaaacgccCTGACAGTTCACATGTTAAAATTTATATCTTGATTGAAACGTTTACACAGAAAAGGATACCTAGAAAACGATTTTATTTCATAGATTTCAAGTGCAAGAGGAGGAGACTTAAAGGGACAGCTGTGCCGTCAGAAAACCTACCTAAGTCTTCAACGTACGACGAAAACAAAGCCATTCGGCTGAAAGACTTGGCCACCGGCAGGCAGCACAGACATGCCCAACGTTCAGCGAAGGTAAGTTTCACTCGTAGAAATGTGGtgtaaaaataaaattatgtgatGCTGTTTATTCCAGAATGAAGAAAGCCAGCAGTATGGGCATTCACTGTCACATAAAATGAAAAGTGCCGACAACAGCATACCAGTAAGTAGAGTTCTGGCTATCTGATGCCACTGCCACAACCATCATTCTTTTGAGCGTGTCTTGATTTTTTTTCAGGAAAGCTATGAACAGATGGATGTCAATGCAAATGAAGCTACCAATGCAATCACCCATGAAGATGCCGAATCGTGCATGGTAAGTTAGTTTTGTGGATTGTGCCTGTACGGGGATCATGATTTGATCCATATTCATAGACAGGCTGCACACACACAGCCGTTGCAGCTTCCTAATGTGGATGAGGTGGGTGGTCACATTGGTAAAACTTGCCATCTCTAAGAGACAGTTGCTAGTATATTATAATGAAAAGTCTGCTCGGATGATCAGGCATATGCACTTTGTTATCTTTATCTTTCTACAGGAATTTTCCAGTGGGCCTTCGGCACAACACATCAGTGAAGAGACTACAACGTTGTATTCTACACAAGAAAGAGAAGCTGTGGATGCCCTCATTGAACTAGCATCAGGGTTTCGCAACACCAAATCGGCAGCAGTGCAAGTTCAATCAGGAGAATTGGGCCATAAATTTATAGACACAGTTAACAACACAAACGTCAACACATTCACAGGCCTGTCATCAATCGAAATATTGACTGCTCTTGAAGGCTGCTTCACGAAAGTGCGACCTCTGTCTCAAAAGCACCATATGAAAAGCAAGGAAAGGGTTGTGCTCACACTTTTGAAGCTCAAGCACAACGTCTCAAATGCATTCTTGGCGCATTTGTTTAATTGCTCGCCACAGCAGTGTGGAAGCATCATTGCGGACACTATACAAGTGTTGGCTGGTATTCTTAAAGGAGTTGTGTGCCTGCCACCAAAAGAGGAGATTGTTGAACATATGCCGAAATCCTTCAGGAATTTTAGTAATGTCAGAGTGGTGGTTGACTGTACTGAAATTCCCGTAGGTCAGCCAAGCTGTCTCCGGTGTGCAATTCAGTCCTATTCTTATTATAAGAAAACTTTTACGGCTAAATACATGATTTCTGTGACACCAGCTGGGCTGATCGCTCATATCAGTGATGGTTATGGGGGAAGGGCATCAGATAAAGCAATTTTTGAGCAGAGTGGGCTTATTAGCCTCTTGGATCCAATATCCGATGCAGTAATGGCTGATCGcggctttttgatcgacagcatTTGTGCAGACCACCTTGTTGAACTCATCAGGCCACCATTCaaaaaaaagcaaacgcagcTGTCCAAAGGCGATGCACTGCGCACACAAAAAATTGCGTCTGCCCGTGTACACGTTGAACGAGTGATCCAGCGGCTCAAGCTTTTCAAGATACTAACCACCAGAGTTCCTTGGGGCATGATAGGACAGCTGGATGATATAATGGTGGTAGTCGCAGGAATTACTAACCTCTCACCGCCCATAATTGCAGAGCATAGATTTTTGTGAGGAAATGTCTACATACCCTGCATAAATGAAAAACCATTAGAcatgggtgtcgctggagccaacactTCGACAGGTGGTCTTGTCTTTTTCGAGGCAGCAACCGCCTGCATTAGAGCGTTCTTGTGTATGCTTCATACACACTAAGGTAGGCGGTAGCTGCTTTGAAAAAGACAACACCACTTGTCGAAGTGTGTGCTCCAGCGACACTCCTTGTCCAATGATTTTTCATCTtgtcaagcttccaccttccctTGAGCTTCTGCCTTATCAACTAAGTGCATGCTATGGTCATTGTTTATGTACAGCGTATTCTGAATGTGACTGAATTAATAAACAGCATGCCTCAGTCAAGCGAATTTCAAGTGTGATTTGCACCACCATAGGCCATATGACAATAAGCTGATAGAAAATATATGCTAGGGTGgacaactgggcgtgttggtattgcatgatccaAGGTAAAAGGTGCGAAGATGACGACGGAcaagagagagacacacacagggtgtcaCTTCCCGGAGTAAACATTGTTGGAAGTGGCGTCCTGTGTGTGCGTCTCTTTTCCATTGTCATCTTTGCACCTTTTACCTCAGATCAGAAAATAAATGTTACATCCATACAAGCAGaaatgctgatattttgcatAGCAGTGATACACTTGGTGCAGTTGTGGCTACAGCATTGCTTTATTGAGTGTCACTTTCTAACTAACATTCAAGTATAGCAGCCAGACTGTGACAGCAGAATGAAAAGCATCCATGTAGTAAAACTTGTACATTGGCACTTCTATTGAATCACACTTTGTTTCAAGGCGTTTATTTCAAGTGCAAATCAAAGGTGTTGGCAGTGAACACTTttaagcaggcacgtaggcaaagaaagcccccccccctcgaaattcgtccagccttctatatttctgggcaactttttttttctttttgccatggaaagattttctttcgaacaattaggccttgcccccccccccccccgaaaaaaaaatcctggctacgtgcctgcttttAAGAGTACCTAAAATAGCAGACACCATACCATGTCACTCATCATTTCAAAAGCAACATAGATTGTTTTACATCGTAGCACAATGGCGtagctggggagggggggggggcacccccccccctccccggctcAGTCTCATTCACGATCACTACCCATTTACATTTGCATGCTTCCATTCTGTGATATACAAAGCATTTTCTATCCATTTTCAAAAGAATTTAAGAACGCGATCACTGGACAACTGATAAGAAACATGACACAAAAGCGTACAATTCTTCCCCGATCACACTGCACAGCAGGCTGCAAGGAGCAGCAAAGGCCCTGGACTGGAAGTGCTGTATCAGGCGCCATGCCATTTTGATATCCACCTGCTCATTGCTATGTCTACCTACAACTGCTACAAGCATGTACTTAGCCTTTCAGCCTGCGAAGCAGCTCTGGAATTATGTGTACCTTATACAAATCTACCATTAGATTTTTAAATGTTTGAAATGCATTGTCATCATACTGCACTGTTGTGCAGCAGAATTCCCTCTcactgcaaaaaacaaaaaaatgggcCTCTGGAGTCTTACGAATGCCCATCTGCACATTGAGCTGGGTTAAATATTCCAACTTGGGCCTTAACTGCTCAAAGTTACTGTATGAATTCTGAAGTCTTAGAGGACATTTGATCTCTAACAAAAGTTCCTTTCTTTGACAACAACAACATAAAAATAAAACTCGTGCATCAGGCGAACACCCAATGAATGGAAATTGCTCATGCAGGATGAGCCCTGTCTGCTCAACTTTCACTTGATGCCCGAGAGCCTCTTGGTACCTTACGTACATCAGGCGAGCACTATTCTCCTTTGAAATGCCCATCCGCATTGCT includes these proteins:
- the LOC119379125 gene encoding uncharacterized protein LOC119379125; amino-acid sequence: MPKSFRNFSNVRVVVDCTEIPVGQPSCLRCAIQSYSYYKKTFTAKYMISVTPAGLIAHISDGYGGRASDKAIFEQSGLISLLDPISDAVMADRGFLIDSICADHLVELIRPPFKKKQTQLSKGDALRTQKIASARVHVERVIQRLKLFKILTTRVPWGMIGQLDDIMVVVAGITNLSPPIIAEHRFL